From one Gammaproteobacteria bacterium CG11_big_fil_rev_8_21_14_0_20_46_22 genomic stretch:
- a CDS encoding DNA-binding protein, with amino-acid sequence MKDYTPNIKIPELLSQKDAAVLLCKQPRWLERRRTEGGGPPFRYIGRTPVYEKAELIEWINSLPTYENTAQTNL; translated from the coding sequence ATGAAAGACTATACACCGAATATTAAAATACCTGAATTGTTATCACAAAAAGACGCGGCTGTATTACTTTGTAAGCAGCCGCGTTGGTTAGAGCGTAGACGCACTGAGGGTGGCGGCCCACCATTTCGCTATATTGGGCGAACGCCTGTTTATGAAAAAGCAGAATTAATCGAGTGGATTAATTCGCTGCCCACCTATGAGAATACCGCTCAAACCAACCTTTAG
- a CDS encoding cupin, which translates to MQTTSIPKEYEHTSPAGAEVRVLMSAEHGGIAHCTLKDKVVSKAVRHKTVSEFWHVLSGKGAIWRRNNHEEKVTPLEAGMTIDIPLGTDFQYRSDEGDLVFICVTMPPWSGADEASYVEQGAWKPTVK; encoded by the coding sequence ATGCAGACAACATCAATTCCTAAAGAGTATGAACACACCTCACCTGCCGGCGCAGAAGTCAGAGTGTTAATGAGTGCTGAGCATGGTGGTATTGCCCACTGCACACTGAAAGACAAAGTCGTTTCTAAAGCCGTTCGGCATAAAACAGTGAGTGAGTTTTGGCACGTTTTATCTGGTAAAGGGGCTATTTGGCGTAGAAATAATCATGAAGAAAAAGTCACTCCACTTGAAGCAGGCATGACTATCGATATTCCTTTAGGCACAGATTTTCAATACCGAAGTGACGAAGGCGATTTAGTGTTTATTTGTGTCACCATGCCACCTTGGTCTGGTGCTGATGAAGCCAGCTATGTTGAGCAAGGCGCTTGGAAGCCGACGGTGAAATGA
- a CDS encoding integrase: MKREEILKNVMKKLTKSYVDNMPIPPTKNGKHTQKIYRDHTLIGFSVRVSSTGEKTFIVDKRSRGKLYRIIIGKLGVLTVDEARKKAQKYLGLIAEGIDPRDAQKREQIVGTTLQEAFDAMLAARKSMKERTRFDYKKTMEREFSDWSVKSLTSISSSDVETRHSKIGKRTPVGADNAFKLIRAIFNYAKAAYKDSKNEPIIKVNPVDILSETRAWYGTRRRKSIIKIEQLPAWYKTVMSLTNNRKGSIATTVRDYLIAALFMGDRKGELQPITWEHNVDFGAKVVNFYDTKNHLDFVLPMSDFLYDHFKKLKKSSTSQFVFPNADGTAPFSNPYKVIARVSKESKRHMKDGKPIKFTIHDLRRTFITTAEGLDLSAYTLKRLLNHKMSSDVTAGYIITETERLREPMQRITNCLLAIINGEFKSYSDY; the protein is encoded by the coding sequence ATGAAACGCGAAGAAATACTCAAGAATGTGATGAAAAAACTAACCAAGTCTTATGTAGACAATATGCCTATCCCCCCAACAAAAAATGGCAAGCACACTCAAAAAATTTACCGCGACCATACCCTTATTGGTTTTTCTGTACGGGTCTCTAGTACAGGAGAAAAAACCTTTATCGTTGACAAAAGGTCTCGCGGCAAACTCTATCGAATTATCATCGGCAAGCTCGGTGTCCTTACAGTCGATGAAGCACGAAAAAAAGCCCAAAAGTATCTGGGGCTAATTGCCGAAGGAATTGACCCCAGAGACGCGCAAAAAAGAGAGCAAATTGTGGGCACTACCCTACAAGAAGCTTTTGACGCAATGCTTGCAGCAAGAAAAAGCATGAAGGAACGCACTCGGTTTGATTACAAAAAAACTATGGAAAGAGAGTTTTCAGACTGGTCAGTGAAATCACTGACCAGCATCTCGTCTTCAGACGTTGAAACAAGACACTCTAAGATTGGGAAGCGCACCCCTGTGGGTGCGGATAACGCATTCAAGCTAATACGCGCTATTTTTAATTATGCGAAAGCGGCGTACAAAGACAGCAAAAACGAACCAATTATTAAAGTTAACCCGGTTGACATACTATCTGAGACACGCGCCTGGTATGGTACTCGCCGACGTAAATCAATCATTAAAATTGAGCAACTTCCAGCGTGGTATAAAACGGTAATGAGCCTGACCAATAATCGAAAAGGTAGCATTGCTACCACCGTCCGTGATTATTTAATAGCTGCATTGTTTATGGGTGATCGCAAAGGTGAATTGCAGCCTATTACTTGGGAACACAATGTTGATTTTGGCGCTAAGGTCGTAAACTTTTATGACACTAAAAACCATCTTGACTTTGTGCTACCCATGTCAGACTTTCTTTATGATCACTTTAAAAAACTAAAAAAAAGCTCAACCAGTCAGTTTGTTTTTCCAAATGCCGATGGAACGGCACCTTTTTCTAACCCTTATAAAGTCATCGCCCGTGTATCAAAGGAAAGTAAACGGCACATGAAGGATGGAAAACCCATTAAATTTACCATTCATGACTTGCGCCGCACCTTTATTACCACAGCAGAAGGATTAGATTTGTCGGCTTATACACTTAAACGCCTACTTAATCACAAGATGTCATCCGACGTAACGGCTGGATACATCATCACTGAAACCGAGCGTTTAAGAGAACCTATGCAGCGAATAACTAACTGTTTGCTCGCGATTATTAATGGTGAGTTTAAATCTTACAGTGATTACTAA
- a CDS encoding adenylate kinase — MFELKQLGTRIVIIGCSSSGKSTLANCLSKKLNIPVFHLDLLAHHEQTNWKRRTDDELIKDHNKLLDQGEWIIEGNYSICMPERLKLATSVIWLDANVIIAAWRYIQRSLFAESDRVGKLPGAKRELRWFMLKYILFTYPKNRTRYQALLKAFDGIVLKIPNLVTLKNYYRHWKLKCLD, encoded by the coding sequence ATGTTTGAGCTTAAGCAGCTAGGTACACGCATTGTTATCATTGGTTGCAGCAGTAGTGGCAAATCAACGTTAGCGAATTGCTTGTCAAAAAAACTCAATATTCCTGTTTTCCATTTAGACTTGCTGGCACATCATGAACAGACTAATTGGAAAAGACGCACAGATGATGAGCTTATTAAAGATCACAATAAATTGCTTGATCAGGGTGAATGGATTATCGAAGGCAATTACAGTATTTGTATGCCTGAACGTTTAAAGCTAGCAACGAGTGTTATTTGGCTTGATGCGAATGTTATTATAGCCGCCTGGCGATACATTCAGCGTTCCTTGTTCGCTGAGTCTGATAGAGTTGGAAAACTACCCGGCGCTAAAAGAGAATTAAGGTGGTTTATGCTAAAGTATATTTTATTTACTTATCCGAAGAATCGCACAAGGTATCAAGCTTTACTTAAAGCTTTTGATGGAATTGTTCTGAAGATACCAAATCTAGTAACACTTAAAAATTATTACCGACACTGGAAATTAAAATGCCTGGATTAG